In the genome of Spirochaetia bacterium, one region contains:
- a CDS encoding sugar ABC transporter ATP-binding protein encodes MENILLSMKGISKSFPGVKALDKVDFSLNKGEIHALMGENGAGKSTLIKVLTGVHPFEEGTIHLEGHEGHLRNRSPEDAQRNGISTVFQEINLCPNLSVAENLFIGREPKKHGNIDWKAMNTRAKEVLLKMDMDIDVTLALENYSIAMQQMVAIARAVDMSAKVLILDEPTSSLDDQEVTKLFAIMKRLKEHGVGIIFVTHFLNQVYEICDRITVLRGGKLVGTYTVAELPRFQLVSKMMGKDLDELSDLRACGTNECKGDVLIETKGLGVSGSIKPFDIALHKGEVVGLAGLLGSGRSQLARAIYGADKPDKGKLFVRGKQFVAHSPLDSMRQGMAYLPEDRKEEGIIPDLSVRENIIIALQARKGFSKVISRKEQEDLCNKMIDLLQIKTPSTETTVKQLSGGNQQKVILARWLLTSPDFFILDEPTRGIDIGTKTEIQKLVIKLAKEGKSLMFISSEIDEMLRTCNRMAILRDGEKVSELQENELSQENIMATIASGGKK; translated from the coding sequence ATGGAAAACATACTGTTATCCATGAAGGGAATTTCCAAGTCATTTCCAGGAGTAAAAGCTCTGGATAAAGTTGATTTTAGCCTAAATAAGGGCGAGATTCATGCACTGATGGGAGAAAATGGCGCTGGAAAAAGTACCTTGATAAAGGTACTTACCGGTGTGCACCCTTTTGAAGAAGGGACTATCCATCTGGAAGGACATGAAGGACATTTACGCAACAGATCTCCCGAAGATGCACAACGGAACGGCATCAGTACCGTGTTCCAGGAAATCAACCTTTGCCCTAACCTTTCAGTAGCAGAAAACCTTTTTATAGGCAGGGAACCAAAGAAACACGGAAACATAGACTGGAAAGCAATGAACACAAGGGCTAAGGAAGTCCTATTGAAAATGGATATGGATATCGACGTCACCCTTGCTTTGGAAAACTACTCAATTGCCATGCAGCAGATGGTAGCAATTGCAAGAGCTGTCGATATGTCCGCAAAAGTTCTTATTCTGGATGAACCCACTTCGTCCCTTGATGACCAAGAGGTTACGAAGCTGTTTGCTATAATGAAAAGGTTGAAGGAACATGGAGTAGGCATCATTTTCGTTACTCATTTTCTCAACCAAGTTTACGAAATCTGCGACAGGATAACTGTTCTGCGAGGCGGCAAGCTAGTCGGGACTTACACAGTTGCTGAATTACCACGCTTCCAATTGGTATCAAAGATGATGGGCAAGGATTTGGATGAACTATCCGATCTCAGAGCCTGTGGCACCAATGAATGCAAAGGTGATGTCCTGATTGAAACAAAAGGACTGGGAGTGTCCGGTTCCATCAAACCTTTCGATATTGCTCTCCATAAAGGGGAAGTGGTCGGTCTTGCAGGTCTTCTAGGTAGTGGCAGAAGCCAATTAGCCAGAGCTATCTATGGTGCCGACAAACCAGACAAAGGAAAACTATTTGTACGGGGAAAACAATTTGTAGCTCACTCGCCGCTGGATTCCATGAGACAGGGCATGGCATATCTACCTGAAGACAGAAAAGAAGAAGGAATTATACCTGATCTGTCAGTCAGGGAAAACATCATCATTGCCTTGCAGGCACGGAAAGGTTTTTCAAAGGTAATTTCCAGAAAAGAACAAGAAGATTTATGTAACAAGATGATCGATTTACTCCAAATCAAGACACCTTCGACGGAAACAACCGTCAAACAACTATCAGGAGGAAACCAACAGAAAGTCATCTTGGCCCGTTGGTTACTTACTTCTCCTGATTTCTTCATTCTGGATGAACCTACCAGAGGTATAGATATCGGAACAAAGACAGAAATACAGAAACTTGTCATAAAGCTTGCAAAAGAGGGCAAAAGCCTGATGTTCATTTCTTCAGAAATCGATGAAATGCTCAGAACCTGTAACAGGATGGCAATACTCAGGGATGGTGAAAAGGTCTCTGAACTACAGGAAAATGAACTGTCGCAAGAAAATATAATGGCTACGATTGCCAGCGGAGGGAAGAAATGA
- the deoC gene encoding deoxyribose-phosphate aldolase, with protein sequence MKNIASYIDHTLLAAKATEADIERICAEAREYGFASVCVNSCRVAQCVGLLADTKVNICSVIGFPLGAMSTKAKAFEAGQAVKDGADEIDMVLNIGFLKDKRYDLVSQDIKTVKEACNGRLLKVIIETCLLNDEEKVKACHLAVEAGADYVKTSTGFSSAGAKTEDVALMRKTVGPEIGVKASGGIHTYEEAKAMIDAGASRIGASSGIAIVKGAATHA encoded by the coding sequence ATGAAGAATATTGCATCATATATTGATCATACGCTTTTGGCTGCAAAAGCTACAGAAGCGGATATTGAAAGAATCTGTGCAGAAGCCAGAGAATATGGATTTGCATCAGTCTGTGTCAATAGCTGTCGGGTGGCTCAGTGTGTTGGGTTGCTTGCAGATACAAAAGTCAACATCTGTTCTGTTATCGGATTCCCTTTGGGAGCGATGAGTACCAAGGCAAAAGCCTTTGAAGCAGGACAGGCCGTGAAGGATGGTGCAGATGAGATTGACATGGTACTCAATATCGGATTCCTGAAGGATAAGCGGTACGATCTTGTATCACAGGATATCAAGACGGTCAAAGAAGCCTGTAATGGCAGATTGCTCAAGGTAATCATTGAGACTTGTCTGCTCAATGATGAGGAAAAGGTCAAGGCATGTCATCTTGCTGTCGAAGCCGGAGCCGATTATGTGAAGACATCCACAGGTTTCTCTTCGGCTGGAGCAAAAACTGAGGATGTAGCACTGATGAGAAAGACTGTCGGCCCTGAGATTGGTGTCAAGGCAAGCGGTGGTATCCACACTTATGAAGAAGCAAAGGCAATGATTGATGCCGGTGCCAGCAGGATTGGTGCAAGCAGTGGCATCGCAATCGTCAAAGGGGCTGCTACACATGCCTGA
- a CDS encoding thymidine kinase, with product MPDEGLDGKVSCFLKSLGFPTLHVLDTFSHFDFTLPGRRVLLIGPMGSGKTEFAARVWRDAAVAQKKSAVVGRATSQGRVDRRNVFFIKDAVDGRFSQYPDDALAYRSGYIRCGSNIARIKDSFGLERVIEDNPTVGTYIIDEASFFDERLAYVVRNNSLEKGIMFIFPTLIMNFRRDLFNSTARLMLDIATDVIPLTAYCEHPDCLEPAFYTYRYYRVEGKECPALYFDPLIIVGGDRVKTSRLEPNYEARCDLHHFLPGKEYTFYTLKPLGEDAAKGNLDGLHKELYCLKYHMEDSSLYNNLHQRYAGMPLEQVYYDSLLVGNIAERALVYLLCEQNLLDVQKFRILTEDLGLDKKYMEKVLEDNKRPMEL from the coding sequence ATGCCTGATGAAGGACTTGATGGCAAGGTTTCTTGCTTTCTTAAAAGCCTTGGCTTTCCCACATTGCATGTACTGGATACGTTCAGTCATTTTGATTTTACCCTGCCGGGAAGGAGAGTCTTGCTTATCGGTCCGATGGGATCCGGCAAGACGGAATTTGCTGCACGTGTGTGGCGGGATGCAGCCGTAGCACAGAAAAAGAGTGCGGTGGTCGGCAGGGCTACCAGTCAGGGGCGCGTAGACCGAAGGAATGTTTTTTTCATAAAGGATGCCGTGGATGGCCGATTCTCACAATATCCTGATGATGCCTTGGCATATCGCAGCGGCTACATCCGATGTGGCAGCAACATTGCCAGGATCAAGGATTCCTTTGGCTTGGAAAGGGTAATAGAAGATAATCCTACCGTCGGAACCTATATCATTGATGAAGCTTCCTTCTTTGATGAACGACTTGCCTATGTCGTGCGGAACAACAGTCTTGAAAAAGGAATTATGTTTATTTTTCCTACTTTGATCATGAATTTTCGCAGGGATTTGTTCAATTCTACTGCAAGGCTCATGTTGGATATTGCCACTGATGTAATTCCCTTGACGGCCTATTGTGAACATCCGGATTGCCTGGAACCGGCTTTCTATACATACAGATACTATAGGGTAGAAGGAAAAGAATGTCCTGCTCTCTATTTTGATCCATTGATTATTGTCGGTGGAGACAGGGTCAAGACTTCACGTTTGGAACCCAACTATGAGGCAAGATGTGATCTACATCATTTCTTACCTGGCAAGGAATATACATTTTATACACTGAAGCCGTTGGGGGAAGATGCTGCAAAAGGCAATTTGGATGGTTTGCATAAGGAGCTGTATTGCCTCAAGTATCATATGGAAGATTCAAGCCTGTACAATAATCTGCATCAGCGTTATGCCGGCATGCCGTTGGAACAGGTATATTATGACAGTCTGTTGGTCGGTAATATAGCAGAGAGGGCGTTGGTTTATCTGTTATGTGAGCAGAACCTGTTGGATGTACAGAAGTTCAGGATACTTACGGAAGACCTTGGCTTGGACAAGAAATATATGGAAAAGGTATTGGAAGACAATAAAAGACCAATGGAACTCTGA
- a CDS encoding sensor histidine kinase has protein sequence MKKNNRMTKNSLSHRLKYYFEQSVIPFSLLVILLLIFLVYIGNAYNQIVLNITTANEYILTFKHDVDYALYRTVIGSANSWDTTFDKDIKDPYITISNMKQNMLKLQKMTKDKANRTRLKNIISRLDSLKGMADTINQRVKEKGHYDENMNFLELNVYILTELITSQVHEYVYYEAAHLELVRQNLMRTLLVMIVAGLLFYFTLLFRLQRINKDIAESVLKPIEDICDATGEIAKGEFINVQDEKYDYEVAVLSSSINHMSREIERLLEKTKQEQEQLRLTELQLYQSQINPHFLYNTLDTIVALVESKMPEDAVMLIERLSDFFRTSLSEGKPKILIKDEIRHVQSYLEIQQVRYQDIMQFSITVDRTLMNYLIVKLTLQPLVENALYHGIKQRRGVGHIIITGHEDDQGDILLMVRDDGIGMDKEKLQELQDSLESKVPAGKRTFGLYNVHQRLRLNYGQTYGLTLESTLGKGTTVYVKLPKEQSKDDVNEHAK, from the coding sequence ATGAAAAAGAACAACCGTATGACCAAGAACTCCTTGAGTCACAGACTCAAGTATTATTTTGAACAATCGGTAATACCCTTTTCCCTGCTCGTCATCCTGCTGCTGATTTTCTTGGTATATATAGGCAATGCCTACAATCAGATCGTGCTCAATATTACTACGGCAAACGAATACATCCTTACATTCAAGCATGATGTAGACTATGCTTTGTATAGGACGGTCATTGGTTCCGCAAATTCATGGGATACGACATTCGACAAAGATATAAAGGATCCCTATATTACCATCAGCAACATGAAGCAGAATATGCTGAAGCTTCAGAAAATGACCAAAGACAAAGCAAACAGGACCAGACTGAAAAACATTATTTCCAGGTTGGACAGTCTCAAGGGCATGGCAGATACAATCAACCAAAGGGTAAAGGAAAAAGGCCATTATGATGAAAATATGAATTTCCTGGAACTCAATGTATACATTCTGACAGAGTTGATTACAAGCCAAGTCCATGAGTATGTCTACTATGAAGCAGCACATCTGGAATTGGTCAGGCAGAATCTGATGCGGACCTTATTGGTAATGATCGTAGCTGGACTATTGTTCTATTTTACCCTTCTGTTCCGTCTGCAGCGAATAAACAAGGATATTGCAGAAAGTGTACTCAAACCTATCGAAGACATCTGTGATGCGACAGGAGAAATAGCAAAAGGAGAATTCATCAACGTCCAAGATGAGAAATACGATTATGAAGTTGCCGTTCTTTCTTCATCAATCAACCACATGTCAAGGGAAATCGAACGGCTATTGGAAAAAACAAAGCAAGAACAGGAACAGCTCAGGTTGACAGAACTCCAGCTGTACCAATCACAGATAAATCCCCATTTTCTTTATAACACCTTGGATACCATCGTAGCTCTGGTAGAAAGTAAAATGCCAGAAGATGCCGTCATGTTGATTGAACGGTTGTCGGATTTCTTCAGGACTTCCTTGTCTGAAGGAAAACCAAAGATCCTTATCAAAGATGAAATCAGACATGTACAGTCATATCTGGAAATCCAACAGGTACGTTACCAGGATATCATGCAATTTTCCATAACAGTAGATCGGACTCTGATGAATTATCTGATCGTCAAGCTGACACTTCAACCCTTGGTCGAGAATGCACTCTACCATGGCATCAAGCAACGTAGGGGTGTCGGACACATCATCATAACAGGACATGAAGATGACCAAGGAGATATTCTCCTTATGGTCCGTGATGACGGTATCGGCATGGATAAGGAAAAACTCCAGGAACTGCAGGATTCTTTGGAATCAAAGGTCCCCGCAGGGAAAAGAACCTTCGGATTGTACAATGTACACCAACGGCTCAGGCTTAATTATGGACAAACATATGGACTGACCCTTGAAAGTACCCTCGGAAAGGGAACTACCGTATATGTAAAGCTTCCGAAAGAACAATCCAAGGATGATGTTAACGAACACGCAAAATGA
- a CDS encoding ABC transporter substrate-binding protein, translating to MRKSLVCLVCVSALVAPIFAQGAQESSNEGSKELVVYASVDEENSAKLFKAFTADTGIEVKSVHLSSGPALARIQAEAGRPQADVWFGAPSENHISAKDAGLTIQYKSAELDALGANFKDPDGYWRCIYMNPLCFGINTQALAKASATMPASWEDLTKPEYKGLIQAPTPQSSGTAKTEVYGLCEIYGEDNAMAYMAKLNKNIQTYTSSGTGPSKGVNVGDCAIGIQFTPAFFQFISQGLPVKVVFPKEGVPAEAPAVSILKGAKNLKAAQTFVDWMTGQKGQDALSEQQTFFYPVLASAKLAEGMPAFDSLKIIPYDTDYYSENSERLVTRWVNEVLTAK from the coding sequence ATGAGAAAAAGTTTGGTTTGTCTTGTCTGTGTGAGTGCATTGGTCGCTCCGATATTTGCGCAAGGAGCTCAGGAGAGCTCGAACGAAGGTTCCAAGGAACTGGTTGTATATGCCAGTGTCGATGAAGAAAACTCGGCGAAATTATTCAAGGCTTTTACAGCCGATACCGGTATTGAGGTGAAATCAGTCCATCTGTCGAGCGGGCCTGCGTTGGCAAGGATTCAGGCTGAAGCAGGAAGGCCTCAGGCCGATGTGTGGTTCGGTGCTCCCAGTGAAAATCATATTTCGGCAAAAGATGCAGGTCTGACCATACAATATAAGAGTGCTGAACTTGATGCTCTTGGCGCCAACTTCAAGGATCCTGATGGGTATTGGCGCTGTATCTATATGAATCCCCTTTGCTTTGGCATCAATACACAGGCACTTGCGAAAGCTAGTGCAACGATGCCTGCTTCCTGGGAAGATTTGACGAAACCTGAATACAAAGGTCTTATTCAGGCACCGACTCCGCAGTCAAGCGGTACGGCAAAGACTGAAGTCTATGGATTGTGCGAAATCTATGGCGAAGACAATGCAATGGCTTATATGGCAAAGTTGAACAAGAATATACAGACATATACCTCTTCAGGAACTGGCCCTTCAAAGGGTGTTAATGTCGGTGACTGTGCCATCGGTATCCAGTTTACTCCTGCATTCTTCCAATTCATCAGCCAGGGACTTCCTGTCAAAGTCGTATTCCCGAAGGAAGGCGTTCCAGCAGAAGCTCCTGCGGTATCTATTCTCAAGGGAGCAAAGAACCTGAAGGCTGCACAGACATTTGTTGATTGGATGACTGGACAGAAAGGACAGGATGCCCTTTCAGAGCAACAGACTTTCTTCTATCCTGTACTTGCTTCGGCAAAATTGGCTGAAGGTATGCCTGCTTTTGATTCACTTAAGATTATTCCTTACGATACTGATTATTACAGTGAGAACTCTGAACGTTTGGTGACCAGATGGGTCAATGAAGTTCTGACTGCAAAGTAA
- a CDS encoding ABC transporter substrate-binding protein has translation MKKTVLFLSILLSAGMLFANGTQETAAGTTSGQKDLIVVGYAQVGAESDWRTANTESFKTTFTEANGYKLIFDDAQQKQENQIKAIRSFIQQDVDYIVLAPVVETGWDTVLKEAKDAGIPVILSDRMVKVSDDSLYTCWVGGNFKKEGEDAGKWLASYLDKQGRSNDSINIVTLQGTIGSSAQVGRTEGFAEELAKHSNWHMLARQTGEFTQAKGQEVMESFLKKYDDIDVVISENDNMSFGAIDAIKAAGKTCGPNGKIIIVSFDAVRAAFEAMKAGDLNCACECNPLHGPRVAQLIQKLEKGEKVEKINYVDEKVFPAEVAAEVEPTRKY, from the coding sequence ATGAAAAAGACTGTATTGTTTCTCAGCATACTGCTTTCAGCCGGTATGCTTTTCGCAAACGGCACCCAAGAAACTGCAGCTGGGACTACTTCGGGGCAAAAAGACCTGATAGTCGTCGGATATGCACAGGTCGGAGCAGAATCAGATTGGAGAACAGCTAATACTGAATCCTTCAAGACGACATTCACCGAAGCCAATGGTTACAAACTGATTTTTGATGATGCACAGCAGAAACAGGAAAACCAAATCAAGGCGATCAGAAGCTTCATCCAGCAGGACGTCGATTATATCGTATTGGCTCCTGTCGTAGAAACAGGATGGGATACAGTACTGAAAGAAGCAAAAGATGCAGGTATTCCGGTCATTCTGTCAGACCGTATGGTAAAAGTATCTGATGATTCACTTTATACTTGCTGGGTAGGCGGAAACTTCAAGAAGGAAGGTGAAGATGCCGGTAAGTGGCTTGCCTCATATCTTGATAAACAAGGTAGAAGCAATGACAGTATCAATATTGTCACTTTACAGGGAACCATCGGTTCTTCAGCCCAAGTAGGACGGACCGAAGGTTTCGCAGAAGAGCTTGCAAAACACTCGAACTGGCACATGCTTGCTCGTCAGACTGGTGAATTCACCCAAGCAAAAGGCCAGGAAGTCATGGAATCGTTCCTGAAAAAGTATGATGATATCGATGTAGTCATCAGTGAAAACGACAATATGTCATTTGGTGCCATCGACGCAATCAAAGCTGCAGGAAAGACCTGTGGTCCAAACGGCAAGATCATCATTGTTTCCTTTGATGCTGTCCGTGCTGCTTTTGAAGCAATGAAGGCCGGAGATCTGAACTGTGCCTGTGAATGTAACCCATTGCATGGACCAAGGGTAGCTCAGTTGATCCAAAAACTCGAAAAGGGCGAGAAAGTCGAAAAGATCAACTATGTTGATGAAAAGGTATTCCCCGCAGAAGTTGCTGCAGAAGTTGAACCGACAAGGAAATATTGA
- a CDS encoding ABC transporter permease, which produces MNQQLVRLTKKRLFMPILCLCIVLLINVIKTPDFFKITVREGVFYGYIIDVINRASELVILAVGMTLCIASSAGTDISVGAVMAVAAAVCCSILAGGQVSVTAYQNPYIIAVLAALGVAVLCGAFNGFLVANLKIQPMVATLILFTAGRGIAQLITNGQITYVRVSSYKLLGANIPGVPLPTSVFVAILVIIIAQTILRKTSLGMYIEAVGINAKASRLVGLKSTAIIFLTYVICGLCAGISGIIMSSRIYSADANNIGLLMELDAILAVALGGNNLAGGRFSMTGSIIGAYTIQALTTTLYAMGVSADQIPVYKALVVIVIVSLQSEVVKAKFNDIKKKHESRKTLVATVEVQ; this is translated from the coding sequence ATGAATCAACAACTGGTAAGACTTACGAAGAAACGTCTGTTTATGCCCATACTATGCTTGTGTATCGTATTGCTCATCAATGTCATCAAGACACCGGACTTCTTCAAGATAACCGTAAGGGAAGGAGTTTTCTACGGATATATCATCGATGTCATCAACAGAGCCAGCGAATTGGTGATACTTGCTGTCGGTATGACGCTTTGTATTGCGTCTTCTGCTGGAACTGATATTTCCGTAGGTGCCGTCATGGCTGTAGCCGCTGCAGTCTGTTGCAGCATACTTGCGGGTGGACAGGTCTCCGTCACTGCATATCAGAACCCTTATATAATCGCAGTCTTGGCTGCCTTGGGAGTCGCAGTCCTCTGTGGAGCCTTCAATGGATTCTTGGTAGCCAATCTGAAAATCCAGCCTATGGTTGCTACGTTGATACTGTTTACAGCAGGGCGAGGTATCGCTCAACTCATTACAAATGGACAGATTACTTATGTAAGGGTAAGCAGTTATAAATTACTTGGAGCTAATATTCCAGGAGTTCCTCTTCCGACCAGTGTCTTTGTTGCAATCCTTGTCATAATCATAGCACAGACTATATTGCGAAAGACTTCACTGGGTATGTATATCGAGGCTGTCGGTATCAATGCAAAGGCATCAAGGCTGGTAGGACTCAAAAGTACGGCAATTATTTTCCTGACTTACGTTATCTGTGGATTGTGCGCAGGCATCTCAGGAATCATCATGTCCAGTAGGATATATTCTGCGGATGCAAACAACATAGGCCTATTGATGGAACTTGATGCCATTCTTGCAGTTGCCTTAGGTGGCAACAATTTGGCTGGTGGCCGATTCAGTATGACGGGTTCAATCATCGGAGCTTACACTATACAGGCCTTGACCACTACCCTCTATGCTATGGGTGTCAGTGCTGACCAGATTCCAGTCTACAAGGCTCTTGTTGTCATTGTCATCGTCAGCTTGCAGTCTGAAGTAGTCAAAGCAAAGTTCAACGATATCAAGAAAAAACATGAATCAAGAAAGACTCTAGTAGCCACAGTGGAGGTTCAGTGA
- a CDS encoding sugar ABC transporter permease YjfF (membrane component of a putative sugar ABC transporter system): MKLKKHFDSKTVLLWITILLFFSMYIIGMVIYHDRGFANLQNFLNLFISNAGLIVISAGMTVVMITGGIDISVGSFVAMACMILADLMENKGLDASTAIFFVLIVGIVFGFVQGWFISYLKIQPFIMTLAGMFFARGMTAIISQDMINIQNKTFLAIASHKIYLPFGGYLNKHGKLILPYIYPTVIVALIALVIIFWMLRYTKLGRNIYAIGGNEQSAMLMGLDIKKTKLIAYTISGLCSGIGGTLFCLNTCSGFVEQAKGFEMDAIASAVIGGTLLTGGVGNVFGTLFGVLINGTIQSFITFQGTLSSWWVRISIAALLAFFIILQSIFAFITERRKGL, translated from the coding sequence ATGAAACTAAAGAAACATTTTGATTCCAAGACAGTATTGCTGTGGATTACTATCCTCCTGTTTTTTTCCATGTATATCATTGGTATGGTCATTTACCATGACAGAGGCTTTGCAAACCTACAGAATTTTCTCAATCTCTTCATCTCCAATGCAGGATTGATTGTCATCAGTGCAGGCATGACTGTCGTCATGATTACCGGAGGCATAGATATTTCTGTCGGTTCCTTCGTTGCCATGGCCTGTATGATTCTTGCTGACCTGATGGAAAACAAAGGTTTGGATGCAAGTACAGCAATTTTCTTTGTACTGATTGTAGGTATAGTATTCGGCTTTGTACAAGGCTGGTTCATATCTTATCTGAAAATCCAACCGTTTATCATGACTTTGGCAGGTATGTTCTTTGCAAGAGGTATGACAGCAATCATCAGCCAGGATATGATAAACATACAGAACAAGACGTTCCTGGCTATAGCTTCCCATAAGATCTATCTGCCGTTCGGCGGCTATCTGAACAAACATGGCAAGCTCATTCTTCCGTATATCTATCCCACGGTAATCGTTGCCTTGATTGCACTGGTAATCATTTTCTGGATGCTTAGATATACAAAACTCGGCAGGAATATCTATGCAATCGGCGGCAATGAACAAAGTGCAATGCTGATGGGCCTGGACATAAAGAAAACAAAACTTATTGCCTATACGATCAGTGGCCTGTGCAGCGGTATCGGTGGTACTCTGTTCTGTCTGAACACCTGCTCAGGCTTCGTAGAGCAGGCAAAAGGCTTTGAAATGGATGCTATCGCATCAGCAGTCATCGGCGGTACATTGCTGACAGGAGGTGTTGGCAATGTCTTCGGAACCCTCTTCGGTGTATTGATCAACGGTACCATCCAGAGTTTCATTACATTCCAGGGAACTCTTTCCTCCTGGTGGGTACGAATTTCAATTGCAGCACTCCTGGCCTTCTTCATCATTCTCCAAAGCATCTTCGCTTTCATCACAGAAAGAAGGAAAGGCTTATAA
- a CDS encoding helix-turn-helix domain-containing protein has product MAISIFLAEDELIIRRSISKNIDWESEGFEFLGAAADGELALPLVLAKKPDILITDIKMPFLDGLQLSELVKKKLPKTKILLLTGYKDFDFAKKAISIGVTDYILKPITTEKLISRLQDIAWDIENERENSRLLETYKAEKAERKTASRNNFFAKLISNIYTFQQLLDKAKDLDLDLVGTQYAILLLKMTFRESNLENEQKINELEQHLPLPDGWITFDRGAEGLGILCINFEPSEWKKEHDLLCNYLDQNEGLTYFGAVGPAVKRLTEISQSYQKASKAFASRFFIDRDNIIESYDAVGNPEEKLGTIPLFRLDSDNIDRTIIERFLQLGQQEEEGPFITDYLQKFDDISLDSLDFRHYLMMDTYFCCSDFLCRIGYTKADLKPLDIARLQGCSRQKLASCLSELLRQTLQLRDSVSHSTHSTLIENTKRFMEGHYNSKQMALNYVADEMGISPNYLSTLFSNETGETFTEYLTKLKMEKAIELLLSTDMRSSEIAIAIGYQDPHYFSHMFKKYTGLSPRGYRTRKSQ; this is encoded by the coding sequence ATGGCCATCAGTATCTTTTTGGCTGAGGATGAGCTGATCATACGTCGTAGCATCAGCAAGAACATAGATTGGGAAAGTGAAGGTTTTGAATTTCTCGGAGCAGCTGCAGACGGAGAACTGGCACTGCCGCTTGTCCTTGCAAAAAAACCAGATATACTCATCACTGACATCAAGATGCCTTTCCTTGACGGACTGCAGCTATCAGAACTGGTCAAGAAAAAACTACCGAAAACAAAAATCCTGCTGCTAACAGGATACAAGGACTTTGACTTTGCAAAGAAAGCCATAAGCATCGGTGTTACAGATTACATCCTCAAGCCTATCACAACAGAAAAACTCATTTCCCGTCTTCAGGATATAGCATGGGATATTGAAAACGAACGGGAAAATTCCAGATTGTTAGAAACTTACAAAGCTGAAAAAGCAGAACGGAAAACTGCTTCACGAAACAACTTCTTTGCCAAACTGATCTCCAACATCTACACATTCCAGCAACTTTTGGACAAGGCAAAGGATCTGGACCTGGATCTGGTAGGTACCCAATATGCCATACTTCTTCTCAAGATGACCTTCAGGGAAAGCAACTTGGAAAACGAACAGAAAATAAATGAATTGGAACAACATCTCCCGCTCCCTGACGGATGGATAACTTTTGACCGAGGTGCGGAAGGCCTTGGAATCCTTTGCATCAACTTCGAACCGTCAGAGTGGAAAAAAGAGCATGACCTGCTTTGCAATTATCTTGACCAGAATGAAGGTTTGACATATTTCGGAGCAGTAGGACCTGCAGTAAAACGTCTCACTGAAATTTCTCAATCATATCAAAAAGCAAGCAAGGCTTTTGCCTCCCGTTTCTTTATCGACAGAGACAATATCATCGAAAGCTATGATGCCGTCGGCAATCCTGAAGAAAAACTAGGAACCATTCCATTGTTCCGTTTGGACAGTGACAATATAGACAGAACCATCATTGAACGTTTCCTACAACTTGGGCAACAAGAAGAAGAAGGCCCTTTCATTACGGATTATCTGCAGAAATTTGATGACATCTCCCTTGATTCCCTTGATTTCAGACACTATCTGATGATGGATACATACTTCTGTTGCAGTGACTTTCTTTGTCGTATCGGTTATACAAAAGCAGATCTCAAGCCTTTGGATATAGCACGGCTACAGGGATGTTCAAGGCAAAAACTTGCATCCTGCTTATCTGAATTGCTAAGGCAGACCTTGCAATTACGTGATTCCGTTTCCCACAGCACACACAGCACGCTCATCGAAAATACAAAGAGGTTCATGGAAGGACATTACAACAGCAAGCAAATGGCACTGAACTATGTAGCAGACGAAATGGGTATCAGTCCAAATTACCTTTCCACCCTTTTCAGCAATGAAACAGGCGAGACTTTTACTGAATATCTCACAAAGCTCAAAATGGAAAAGGCAATTGAATTGCTCCTTTCTACTGATATGCGTTCAAGTGAAATTGCCATTGCCATAGGCTATCAGGATCCACATTATTTCAGTCATATGTTTAAAAAATATACAGGACTTTCACCACGTGGTTACAGGACAAGGAAAAGCCAATGA